A single region of the Phyllostomus discolor isolate MPI-MPIP mPhyDis1 chromosome 14, mPhyDis1.pri.v3, whole genome shotgun sequence genome encodes:
- the IL10 gene encoding interleukin-10, whose translation MQRVVYGREEELRSGNMWVFFFMNGDNIKGDTEGEGLHTRALLLQNQTTRPTHRRQSTTMPSSALLCCLVFLAGVGASPGHSRLSENNCSDFPANLPNMLRELRTAFSRVKTFFQMNDQLDSMLLNGSLLEDFKGYLGCQALSEMIQFYLEEVMPQAESQGPDIKEHVNSLGEKLKTLRLRLRRCHRFLPCENKSKAVEQVKSAFSKLEKKGVYKAMSEFDIFINYIEVYMTMKMKK comes from the exons ATGCAAAGAGTGGTCTATGGAAGGGAGGAGGAGCTTCGGTCAGGAaacatgtgggtttttttttttatgaatgggGACAATATAAAAGGGGACACAGAAGGTGAAGGTCTACACACCAGGGCCTTGCTCTTGCAAAACCAAACCACAAGGCCGACTCACAGGAGGCAGAGCACCACCATGCCCAGCTCAGCACTTCTCTGTTGCCTGGTCTTCCTGGCCGGCGTGGGTGCCAGCCCAGGCCACAGCAGGCTATCTGAGAACAACTGCAGTGACTTCCCAGCCAACCTGCCCAATATGCTTCGAGAGCTCCGCACTGCCTTCAGCAGGGTGAAGACTTTCTTT CAAATGAATGACCAGCTGGACAGCATGCTGTTGAATGGGTCCTTGCTGGAAGATTTTAAG GGTTACCTGGGTTGCCAAGCCCTGTCAGAGATGATCCAGTTTTACCTGGAAGAGGTGATGCCCCAGGCTGAGAGCCAGGGCCCAGACATCAAGGAGCACGTGAACTCCCTCGGGGAAAAGCTGAAGACACTCAGGCTGAGGCTGCGGCGCTGT CATCGCTTTCTGCCCTGTGAAAACAAGAGCAAAGCAGTGGAACAAGTGAAGAGTGCCTTTAGTAAG CTCGAAAAGAAAGGGGTCTACAAAGCCATGAGTGAGTTTGACATCTTCATCAACTACATAGAAGTCTACATGACaatgaagatgaaaaaatga